The Pseudomonas sp. G2-4 genome window below encodes:
- the recQ gene encoding DNA helicase RecQ, with protein sequence MLEQAQRVLKDIFGYDSFRGRQGAIIERVASGGDALVLMPTGGGKSLCFQVPALLRDGLAVVVSPLIALMDDQVATLEELGVAAAALNSTLSAEQQRDLATRIKRGEVKMLYLAPERLVQPRMLAFLQSLEIALFAIDEAHCVSQWGHDFRREYLQLGQLAELFPDVPRIALTATADKRTREEIVERLHLQDAERFLSSFDRPNIFYRIVPKEQPRKQLLVFLAERRSDAGIVYCLSRKKVDEVAAFLCEQGFPALPYHAGLPNDLRAYHQKRFLNEEGLIMVATVAFGMGIDKPNVRFVAHLDLPKSLEAYYQETGRAGRDGLPADAWMAYGLQDVVMLKQMLQNSEGDERHKRLEQHKLDAMLSLCEETRCRRQTLLAYFDEDMPQPCGHCDNCVDGVETWDATEPARQALSAIYRTGQRYGVGHLVDVLLGKDNEKVRNFGHQHLSVFGVGKARTEGEWRSLFRQLVARGLADIDLEGYGGLRLSASCRPLLKGEVSLELRRDLKPATAVKSSKSQASQLVRGEERDQWEALRALRRKLAEEHGVPPYVIFPDSTLLEMLRSQPTSLAEMARVSGVGARKLERYGEAFLQVLGGEVEAPKVVADVRHELITLARAGMTPLQIAGQLQCSEKNVYAMLAEAIGKQQLSLEQALDLPEELMGEVQDAFLDGEGELPPVSEIAALFVGRVPEGVLYCVRAALQSEFEV encoded by the coding sequence GGTGGTATCGCCGCTGATCGCATTGATGGATGACCAGGTCGCGACCCTTGAAGAGCTGGGCGTTGCCGCGGCGGCGCTGAATTCCACCTTGAGCGCCGAGCAACAGCGAGACCTGGCGACGCGCATCAAGCGTGGCGAAGTGAAAATGCTCTACCTGGCGCCCGAACGCCTGGTGCAGCCGCGCATGCTGGCGTTCCTGCAGAGCCTGGAAATCGCCCTGTTCGCCATTGATGAAGCCCACTGCGTGTCCCAATGGGGTCATGATTTCCGCCGCGAATACCTGCAATTGGGGCAACTGGCGGAGCTGTTCCCCGACGTGCCGCGTATCGCCCTGACCGCCACCGCCGACAAACGCACCCGTGAAGAAATCGTCGAGCGCCTGCACTTGCAGGACGCCGAGCGGTTCCTGTCGAGCTTCGACCGGCCCAACATTTTCTACCGCATCGTGCCCAAGGAGCAGCCGCGCAAGCAGTTGCTGGTCTTCCTCGCCGAGCGGCGCAGCGATGCCGGCATTGTCTATTGCCTGTCGCGCAAGAAGGTCGATGAAGTGGCGGCGTTCCTGTGCGAGCAGGGCTTTCCGGCGTTGCCATATCACGCTGGGCTGCCCAATGACCTGCGGGCTTACCATCAGAAGCGTTTCCTCAACGAGGAAGGCCTGATCATGGTGGCCACCGTGGCGTTCGGCATGGGGATCGACAAACCCAACGTGCGTTTTGTCGCTCACCTGGACTTGCCCAAATCCCTCGAGGCCTATTATCAGGAAACCGGGCGTGCCGGCCGTGATGGCTTGCCGGCCGATGCCTGGATGGCCTACGGCCTGCAAGACGTGGTGATGCTCAAGCAGATGCTGCAGAACTCCGAAGGCGACGAGCGCCACAAGCGCCTGGAGCAGCACAAGCTCGACGCCATGCTCTCGCTCTGCGAAGAAACCCGCTGCCGTCGCCAGACCCTGCTGGCCTATTTCGATGAAGACATGCCCCAGCCTTGTGGGCATTGCGACAATTGCGTCGACGGCGTGGAAACCTGGGACGCCACCGAACCGGCCCGCCAGGCGTTGTCGGCCATCTATCGCACCGGCCAGCGCTACGGGGTGGGGCATTTGGTGGACGTGTTGCTGGGCAAGGACAACGAGAAGGTCCGCAACTTCGGCCACCAACATCTTTCGGTCTTCGGGGTGGGCAAGGCCCGCACCGAGGGCGAATGGCGATCACTGTTCCGACAGCTGGTGGCCCGCGGCCTGGCCGACATCGACCTGGAAGGCTACGGCGGCCTGCGCCTGAGTGCGAGCTGCCGGCCCTTGCTCAAGGGCGAGGTCTCCCTCGAACTGCGCCGCGACCTCAAGCCGGCGACGGCGGTCAAGAGCAGCAAGAGCCAGGCCAGCCAACTGGTGCGCGGTGAAGAGCGCGATCAGTGGGAAGCCTTGCGCGCCCTGCGCCGCAAGCTGGCCGAAGAACACGGTGTGCCGCCGTACGTCATTTTCCCCGACTCGACGCTGCTGGAAATGCTCCGCAGCCAGCCTACGTCCCTGGCCGAAATGGCCCGGGTCAGTGGCGTCGGCGCGCGCAAGCTGGAACGTTATGGCGAGGCCTTCCTCCAGGTGCTCGGTGGCGAGGTCGAGGCGCCGAAAGTGGTGGCCGATGTACGCCACGAACTGATCACCCTGGCCCGCGCCGGAATGACGCCGCTGCAGATCGCCGGGCAACTGCAATGTTCTGAGAAGAACGTCTACGCGATGTTGGCCGAGGCCATCGGTAAACAGCAATTGTCCCTGGAGCAGGCACTGGACTTGCCCGAGGAGTTGATGGGCGAGGTGCAGGATGCGTTTCTGGATGGCGAAGGCGAGTTACCGCCGGTGTCGGAAATCGCCGCGCTGTTTGTCGGCCGAGTGCCTGAAGGTGTCCTGTATTGCGTCAGGGCTGCATTGCAGTCGGAATTCGAAGTTTGA
- a CDS encoding MarR family transcriptional regulator yields the protein MPLTDQHRFGMQLAQMSRGWRAELDRRLAGLGLSQARWLVLLHLARFEQAPTQRELAQSVAVEGPTLARLLDSLETQGLVQRQAVAEDRRAKKIVLCAPARPLIEQIETIATQLRRELFEGVDEADMRVCMRVHGTILANLEKS from the coding sequence ATGCCTTTAACCGATCAACACCGTTTTGGCATGCAGCTGGCGCAAATGTCTCGAGGCTGGCGCGCCGAGCTGGATCGTCGCCTGGCCGGGCTCGGCCTGTCCCAGGCGCGCTGGCTGGTGCTGCTGCACCTGGCCCGTTTCGAACAGGCGCCGACCCAGCGTGAACTGGCCCAGAGCGTCGCCGTCGAAGGCCCGACCCTGGCCCGATTGCTTGACAGCCTGGAAACCCAGGGGCTGGTGCAGCGCCAAGCCGTGGCGGAGGATCGCCGGGCGAAGAAAATCGTGCTCTGTGCGCCAGCCCGACCGTTGATCGAACAAATCGAAACCATCGCCACCCAATTGCGCCGGGAGTTGTTCGAGGGCGTCGATGAGGCGGACATGCGCGTGTGCATGCGGGTCCACGGCACGATCCTGGCCAACCTGGAAAAATCCTGA
- a CDS encoding FimV/HubP family polar landmark protein → MLGSLQSTLRSWVNVSVVVGALGYSALASALGLGEITLHSALNQPLRADIALVDVAGVSEGDLSASLANPDDFSRAGVERVFFLNSLRFTPVLRGERSFIRVTSSKPVEEPFLNFLVQLNQPNGRLLREYTVLLDPPGTPGIVPARDEPADAPQSSLATQAAPAIKPPPAVQGKRYTVVQGDNPWVIAKRLHDAGSNASVNELMQGIQALNPGSDRLSIGQRLLLPDSAVLPTPAQAAAPASVASDEQLAASVLQNQQQQQTIDELQARLQAQDQEIAGQRKQISELQTQLAEVMPASVAVPSQQSEPPAPVAETAAPSVTEPVPEAEGIDWLWVAGLVGLLGLLVLLLLLRRRQQEQAEVQPMPGHPEPMLEDDTDTYASTTDTKQPEAAASFHNGDAPLGDVLDGVGIYLTYGRFTEAAGLLRAALLAEPERTDLGLKLLEVLGKQGDIIGFQAQEHHLLAQGVDAGTLEEIRGRYPKVAAITPPVVAPVEPLAPASVPEPTGAPGDEFELDLEALSMESSWDLTDAPDNAPGKSAAPSPAVNAPEELSLSGFDEADLQWGAPLETESLDDAFLDGFADEEQSLELESLSLEPMPLEPVSFEAVSFKPQAPEHSIKLEQAQNCIDDGDVQTAITLLEELLEEGDEPLKQTARVLLAGIR, encoded by the coding sequence ATGCTTGGAAGTTTGCAGTCCACGTTGCGCAGTTGGGTCAACGTGTCGGTCGTCGTGGGGGCCCTTGGGTATTCGGCTTTGGCCTCCGCGCTGGGGCTGGGGGAGATCACGCTTCATTCCGCTTTGAACCAGCCATTGCGCGCCGATATCGCCCTGGTCGATGTGGCTGGCGTGAGTGAGGGCGATTTGTCGGCCAGCCTGGCCAACCCTGACGATTTCAGCCGTGCGGGTGTGGAGCGGGTGTTCTTTCTCAACAGCCTGCGCTTCACGCCCGTGCTGCGCGGTGAGCGCAGTTTCATTCGGGTGACCTCCAGCAAACCCGTCGAGGAACCGTTCCTCAATTTCCTGGTGCAACTCAATCAGCCCAACGGGCGTCTGCTGCGCGAATACACCGTGCTGCTCGATCCGCCAGGCACGCCGGGTATCGTGCCGGCTCGTGACGAACCCGCAGACGCTCCCCAGTCCTCGCTGGCGACCCAGGCAGCGCCTGCCATCAAGCCGCCCCCAGCGGTACAGGGCAAACGCTACACGGTCGTGCAGGGGGACAATCCTTGGGTCATCGCCAAACGCCTGCATGACGCCGGCAGCAACGCGTCGGTCAATGAGCTGATGCAAGGGATCCAGGCTCTGAACCCTGGCAGCGACCGGCTCTCCATCGGGCAGCGCTTGCTGTTGCCCGACTCGGCGGTGCTGCCAACGCCTGCTCAAGCGGCTGCCCCGGCCTCCGTCGCGTCCGACGAGCAATTGGCTGCCAGCGTGCTGCAGAACCAACAGCAACAGCAAACCATCGACGAGCTGCAGGCCCGCCTTCAGGCCCAGGACCAGGAAATTGCCGGCCAGCGCAAGCAGATCAGCGAATTGCAGACGCAACTGGCCGAGGTCATGCCTGCTTCGGTTGCGGTGCCGTCGCAGCAATCGGAGCCACCGGCACCCGTAGCGGAGACAGCCGCACCGTCAGTGACAGAACCGGTTCCAGAAGCTGAGGGCATTGACTGGCTGTGGGTAGCGGGGTTGGTGGGCCTGCTGGGTTTGCTGGTGCTGTTACTGTTGCTCCGTCGTCGGCAGCAGGAGCAGGCTGAAGTGCAGCCAATGCCCGGGCATCCCGAACCGATGCTGGAGGACGACACCGACACCTATGCCTCGACAACCGACACGAAGCAGCCCGAGGCAGCCGCGTCGTTCCATAATGGTGACGCGCCCTTGGGGGATGTGCTGGACGGCGTCGGGATCTACCTGACTTATGGGCGTTTCACCGAAGCCGCAGGGTTGCTGCGGGCCGCGTTACTGGCGGAGCCGGAGCGCACCGATCTCGGGCTTAAATTGCTGGAAGTACTGGGCAAGCAGGGCGACATCATCGGTTTCCAGGCCCAGGAACATCATCTATTGGCCCAGGGCGTTGATGCAGGAACGCTGGAGGAGATTCGTGGACGCTACCCTAAGGTCGCGGCGATCACGCCCCCTGTGGTGGCGCCGGTCGAACCGCTGGCACCGGCCTCTGTACCTGAACCTACAGGCGCACCCGGCGACGAGTTCGAGTTGGATCTTGAGGCGCTGTCCATGGAGAGCAGCTGGGACCTGACCGATGCCCCGGACAACGCCCCCGGAAAAAGTGCCGCGCCATCGCCTGCTGTCAATGCGCCCGAGGAGTTATCACTCTCGGGTTTCGACGAGGCGGACCTGCAATGGGGCGCGCCACTGGAAACCGAGTCGCTGGACGATGCTTTTCTCGACGGTTTTGCCGATGAAGAGCAGTCCCTGGAGCTGGAGTCGCTATCACTCGAACCCATGCCCCTCGAACCTGTGTCCTTCGAGGCCGTGTCCTTCAAGCCTCAGGCACCGGAGCATTCGATCAAACTGGAGCAGGCGCAGAACTGCATCGACGATGGCGATGTGCAGACCGCCATCACCCTGCTTGAAGAATTGCTCGAAGAGGGTGACGAACCCCTCAAGCAGACTGCCCGGGTGTTGCTGGCAGGGATTCGCTGA